One part of the Desulfonema ishimotonii genome encodes these proteins:
- a CDS encoding lysophospholipid acyltransferase family protein, protein MLNRIVSVSLLVFIAVSSVFLFCIAVLIWLVTVLFDRRLLLLHRFTSFWAALYLWVMPAWSVSVEGREKILNDQTCVVVSNHQSQLDILVAFRIFFHFKWVAKTEVFRLPLIGWNMTLNRYIRLKRGDRESIRQMFDACKKTLAQGSSVYIFPEGTRSETGIMRPFKPGAFILARQMRVPILPIVINGTKAALPKHSLNISGKHHIRVRVLDEIPYDEFRDLTPEALAEQVRDRLAREIDEHIAAGENEN, encoded by the coding sequence ATGCTGAACCGAATTGTTTCTGTAAGTCTGCTGGTATTCATCGCCGTTTCATCTGTTTTTCTTTTCTGTATCGCCGTCCTGATATGGCTGGTTACAGTTCTGTTTGACAGGCGGCTTCTGCTTTTACACCGGTTTACCTCGTTCTGGGCCGCCCTCTATCTTTGGGTCATGCCGGCCTGGTCCGTTTCCGTTGAGGGCCGGGAAAAGATCCTAAATGACCAGACCTGTGTGGTTGTCTCCAACCACCAGTCACAGCTCGATATCCTGGTGGCGTTCCGGATTTTTTTCCACTTCAAATGGGTTGCCAAGACAGAGGTGTTCCGGCTGCCGCTGATCGGCTGGAATATGACCCTGAACCGCTACATCCGGCTGAAGCGGGGGGACAGGGAGAGCATCCGCCAGATGTTTGACGCCTGTAAGAAGACCCTGGCACAGGGGAGTTCGGTCTATATTTTCCCGGAGGGAACCCGGTCCGAAACCGGGATCATGCGCCCCTTCAAACCGGGCGCATTTATCCTTGCAAGGCAGATGAGGGTGCCCATTCTGCCCATTGTCATCAACGGGACAAAGGCGGCCCTGCCGAAACACAGCCTGAACATCAGTGGAAAGCATCACATCCGGGTCCGGGTACTGGATGAGATCCCGTATGACGAGTTCAGGGATCTGACGCCCGAAGCGCTGGCCGAACAGGTCCGGGACCGTCTGGCCCGGGAGATTGACGAACATATTGCGGCAGGTGAGAATGAAAACTGA
- a CDS encoding surface lipoprotein assembly modifier, translating to MFILIFLSAMLTLPSRGGAESAELLEGVAQYRQENYEEAIELFIRARAVEPESSTAAFLLGLSYKQTLKYHKALPHLEDAVRLKPRIRDAVVELAYICLQLEKTEAAAEWIAVAEAEEIFPPRIAFLKGLLFQKQGQTEAAVSAFEKARRLDPSMTQSAEYNIALSYMKGRKLREAEARLRSAIQYDPQSDLATFARRYQDLLARRIRMEKPLRLTFAMFGQYDTNVVLRPSDSQSAGTITDEASPALATNLRVDYVPLLNSPWLFNAQYSYYGRLHKKHSTSHDIITNSVYAAPGYNFGEFSVSLASRYTHALLRDPSYKHYSDGLSVGPVIRTLFGNNHIFEAYAGYVYTEYIESPLTPEEDRDSNSFDTYLSWLWLFRENAFLNLRYEFTDEGADGANWDNQSHRISASATIPVIDKLNLQLNGDTRLQNFDNKHTTLGKTRRDKIYQLSSGLNWEFLNNTLLVLQYNYTRADSNLSVYDYDRHIYSLGIEMKF from the coding sequence TTGTTCATTTTAATATTTCTATCCGCGATGCTCACCCTCCCCTCCCGTGGCGGGGCCGAAAGCGCCGAACTGCTCGAAGGGGTTGCGCAGTACCGTCAGGAGAATTACGAAGAGGCCATTGAGCTGTTTATCCGGGCCAGGGCGGTCGAACCGGAATCTTCCACAGCCGCCTTTCTGCTGGGGCTTTCCTATAAACAGACCCTGAAGTACCACAAGGCGCTCCCCCACCTGGAAGATGCGGTGCGCCTGAAGCCCCGGATCAGGGATGCGGTGGTGGAGCTGGCCTATATCTGCCTGCAACTGGAAAAAACAGAGGCGGCCGCAGAATGGATTGCCGTGGCCGAAGCGGAGGAGATCTTCCCGCCCCGGATCGCCTTTCTGAAAGGGCTGCTCTTCCAGAAACAGGGGCAGACCGAGGCGGCGGTCAGCGCCTTTGAAAAGGCCAGACGCCTTGATCCGTCCATGACCCAGTCGGCCGAGTACAATATCGCCCTGAGCTACATGAAAGGCCGAAAGCTCAGAGAGGCCGAAGCGCGGCTCCGGTCGGCCATTCAGTACGATCCCCAGTCCGATCTGGCGACCTTTGCCCGGCGCTATCAGGATCTGCTGGCCCGGCGCATCCGCATGGAAAAACCCCTGCGCCTGACCTTTGCCATGTTCGGGCAGTATGACACCAATGTGGTACTCAGACCCTCGGATTCCCAGTCAGCCGGCACCATCACGGACGAGGCAAGTCCGGCCCTGGCCACCAATCTCCGGGTCGATTATGTGCCGCTCCTGAACAGCCCGTGGCTCTTTAACGCCCAGTACAGCTATTATGGCAGGCTTCACAAAAAGCATTCCACCAGCCACGATATCATCACCAACAGCGTCTACGCCGCCCCCGGCTATAATTTCGGCGAATTCTCCGTAAGCCTTGCCAGCCGGTATACCCATGCCCTGCTCCGGGATCCCAGCTATAAACACTATTCGGACGGCCTCTCGGTCGGCCCGGTGATCCGCACCCTCTTCGGGAACAACCACATCTTCGAAGCCTATGCGGGCTACGTCTACACGGAGTATATCGAATCCCCCCTGACGCCCGAGGAGGACAGGGATTCCAACAGCTTCGACACCTACCTCTCCTGGCTCTGGCTGTTCCGCGAAAATGCCTTTCTCAACCTGAGATACGAGTTCACCGATGAGGGGGCCGACGGGGCCAACTGGGATAACCAGAGCCACCGGATCTCCGCAAGTGCCACCATCCCCGTCATCGACAAGCTGAACCTGCAACTGAACGGCGACACCCGGTTACAGAATTTCGACAACAAACATACGACGCTGGGCAAAACCAGAAGGGACAAAATCTATCAGCTCTCTTCGGGTCTCAACTGGGAATTTCTGAACAACACCCTCCTGGTGCTGCAATACAACTACACCCGCGCCGACTCCAACCTTTCTGTTTACGATTATGACCGCCATATCTATTCCCTTGGCATTGAGATGAAATTTTAA